A region of the Candidatus Latescibacter sp. genome:
GACCACGCAGACTCAGTTCGGCAACAACAGTGTGCACTCCTGCTGCTCCGACAAGTGAGGTATCCCGGGTAGGGTAATCTTTGGCATCATTCATTTCACTTCTCTCCGCCAACGTATGGAGCATCAGCTGCAACTACTCAGCGGCTGTCTGCTAAATGCGATTGTTAGGCATCCACCTTCCGGGAATCGATCATCCGCGCCACCTTCATATCTTTTTTGCCGTTTTCTTTGTCGAACTATAAAACTGTTCGCGAGTTAATCCGGATTGTCTAATCATTGATTTTATTAGAATTATACCGAATTCATTAATTGACAAGTCAACGGTCACTATTTGTCTTTTGTTGTTTATGATTCCGGTATATTTTGCATGAGAACCAGTAGTCTTTTCGCACACAAAACCATTGTTTTCCAGTATTTTTATTACTTCAGGCAGCGTCAGTGGGGGGTATGTATGTGGCGACACGGTTAAGCGGGATTAAAATGAATGACTTGTGTATTTAGATCAAACAACCCAGTATATTTTCTATACCTGTCTTTGATCATGTTCACTATAAAAGATACATGATATGCTGTAGCAAGGAAGTGATACCGAAGTATTACATCTAATGATGATTTTCTATAAGGAAATCCGGTAATGCCTTTACTTTTATAGTATGCAAGCTCAGTTCCAACATAAAGAACAATGTTTTCTTTCATTTTTCCAATAACTTCTTCAAATGAAGAGCCTTCATCGACAAGATCAAGATCAATACAAACCGCATAATATTTCCCGTTTTTTTTATCATGGAAGGCATATGCGCGCAGTTTGACAGAATTATTATTGGGAAGCATTATCTCTCTCCTTTTAATGCAACAAATTTAACCCGTTTGGGATAAATGTCAAGCATTATTTGTAATTGTATTATATATCTAGAACTAAATCCGCCTCTTTCTCATGTTAACCTGCACAGTCAACATTAACTCATGTTTAATCTTGCATTCAGTGTTAACTTATGTTAAATTATACATAGAATAGTAACATCATTGCAGGTACAAATTATGCCGACAAAAGAATACATCACTATTCCTGAACTTGCAAAGCTTCTCGGGGTCAGCCGTATTACTATCTATAATCGTGTCAAAAAAGGAGAGATCCTTGCTGAAAAGATTGGCAGGATATACATCATTACGGATGAGACTATCAGAGAAATCCTTGGCAAGAAGGTTACAACGAAGGAAAAGAAACGGATTGAGGCT
Encoded here:
- a CDS encoding helix-turn-helix domain-containing protein, translated to MPTKEYITIPELAKLLGVSRITIYNRVKKGEILAEKIGRIYIITDETIREILGKKVTTKEKKRIEASVRRTVREYGDVLKKLGRE